A region of the Candidatus Cloacimonadota bacterium genome:
CCGATATTGAAATTTCCAAAATCATTTTCCGCTCTGATTTTGTAGGGAACTCCATCAGGAACAACTAAATGGATCTTCCCATTTTCATTTTGGAAATTAAATTTCCCTGATTCGACAGGAGTAAATTCATAATAAATGCTACCATTTTCACTTTGAATATCAGCATTATTGAAGTTTGCTTCCAGAACTCTAAAAGTTCCGTTTTCGGTTTTTGAAAGCAAATTTCCTTTACATTTGATCACTTTTACAGGGCTGTTTTCTGCATCAAGACTAATATTTCCCTCGCATTCTTTCAACATTATTGGACCATTTTCATTATTAATCTTGATATTACTATTGCTTGTTAGAATAGAAATTGGGCTGTTCTCGGTTTCGCAAACTATTTCTCCATTAATATGATCCATTTTCACAGGACCATTTTCTCCGTTAATTTTCTGATTCCCCTGTAAATTTTCAATTGAAATCGCACCATTCTCAACTTCAGCATTTACATCAGAAATGATTGGAACTGAAAGGACAAATTCAGAATTACGGATCGATATTTCATTTTCAAGAACCGTTAGATTGATTGATAGAATATTATTGTCAGCATCATATTCTGTTTTGATCAAATCCTCGGGAGTCGTTTCTTCATCGTAATTTTTGTAATTGAATTTTACAAAAAAATCACTCTCTTCCTGGTTTCTGCCTTTGATCTTTATGCTCAGATTTTCCGATTTGAAGTTCACCTTGAGATTACTTTTCGTTTGGGAACGGAATGTTTTTTCAAAACTTGTCATTTTTTCCTCCTAATTTTGTTCTTTTGCTAATTACTCTTTTTCATTTTTTCAATCGCTTCATCGACTGTCAGATTCCCTTTTTCGATCTCATCCAGAATTTCGGGTGATATCGATTTTGCCGGTTCCTTCTTTTCCGGACAGAGAACCTTTGTAACTTCTCCTAACCTGTTTTTCACAGTTGGATAAGAAATTCCCAATGCTTTCTCTACTTCCTTGATACTTCCCTGACAGCAGACGAAAACTTTCACGAATTCCTGCTGCGTAGCATTCAAAGAAGCCAGTTCTCCAATCCCAAACTTCCCCTTGATAGAAGTATCACAATTTGGGCAATGATACTCGATGATCTCAAGATTGGAATTGCAGATCGGACATTGTTTTAATTGTTTATTCATTTTACCTCCTTCTTAATTTACGAAGCCAAATTAAATCCTATCATTAATTATGTCAAGTCTTAAATTAATTATTTTAATATTTTAATTAATTTTATTAATTTACCTGCTTAATTATACTTAAAATAATCAATAAAATTTCTTGTTTATAAATCACTTATAATAAAAATTGAAACTCTAAAAAAAATAAGTTCGTATGATGCTTTTTTAGTTTTATCAGGAAAGTAATTTTCTTTCCTGAAAGGAGGAAAATTTCAATGAAACATATAAGTGATA
Encoded here:
- a CDS encoding DUF2089 domain-containing protein, producing the protein MNKQLKQCPICNSNLEIIEYHCPNCDTSIKGKFGIGELASLNATQQEFVKVFVCCQGSIKEVEKALGISYPTVKNRLGEVTKVLCPEKKEPAKSISPEILDEIEKGNLTVDEAIEKMKKSN